CCTTCAAATTTTTCATCACTTGATGGGTTTCGTTTTGAATGGTATCCATCACCAGCTCTCCTGATTCAGGGTTGATAGCAATTTGTCCTGAGGTATATAAAAAGCCATTCACAAGAACAGCTTGACTATACGGACCAATAGCGCCGGGTGCTTTTTTTGTTGAGATAATTTTTTTCATATTTTTTCTTTCTGTTTTATTTTCAATTATTGATTCAGGTGTAGAGACACAATCCAGAGCAGACATAACAAAAGTACCCGCCACAAACATACTGGAATTTGCCAGAAATTTTCTGCGCGTTATCTTTGAACCGGATTTCTTGTCTTTCATGGAAATTTCCCGAATTCAAAAATAGCAATAATGCATAAACAATAACTTAAAACTTTACCACCACATTCTCATGCGCATTTTGCTTATAGATAACTACGATTCGTTCACCTTTAATTTGGTGCATTACCTTGAAGCCAACAATGCAGAAGTACTAGTAAAAAGAAATGATGAAGATTTTATAGCTCACATTCAATCATCAGATGCAATTGTTATTTCTCCGGGACCTGGTTTACCGAGTGAATCAGGACAATTAATGGAAATTCTTCAACGGGTTATTTCTCATAAACCGGTACTTGGAATCTGTCTTGGATTTCAAGCCATTGTTGAACATTTTGGCGGAACTTTATTCAATCAGAAAAAAGTCAAACATGGTGTATCTGAAAAAATAAATACAGAAAAAAACAGCATACTTTTTCAGAATTTACCTAGTGAAATGTATGTCGGACTTTATCATTCATGGGCAGCTGATGAAAATAATTTTCCATCTGAATTAACGATCACAGCGCGTTCTGAAAACAAGGTCATCATGGCTTTTGAACACAAGTTGTTACCTATTTTTGGCACGCAATTTCATCCGGAATCCATCATGACCGAACACGGAAAAAAAATGATTGCAAATTTTATTCAAACTATCCCCATTTGAAATAATTTTAATCAAGCGGCGTTTACCTGACAACGCGGCATGAAAAAATCCTGTAATATTTTAATACTCGTTCTTCTATCTATTCAGGCAAACAGCCAACGAAATGGGCGTAACTACCCCTATTTTGAATATAAAGATTTTCACTTTGGAACCATGCTGGGTATAACCATTTCAGATTTTAACTACCAACTCAACACGTCCACAAGTTCAAAAAATGGAATTTCTAATATCATCATTGAACAAGGTCCTGGCATGGGTATTCACATTCCGGTTGTATCATGGAATCCTCATCCTGTTTACAATGTGCGTCTGGTGCCATCACTGTCATTTCATGAAACTGCTGTTACCTATCAATACGTTGAAAATGATCAACAGAAATCAAAAACAACAAGAAACGAGCGCACGCTATTAAACTTTCCTTTGCTGATGAAATTCAATACACGTCGTCTGACCAATTTTTCAGCGTATGCCATAACCGGCTTATGTTATAGCTATGATTTGGCAAGTCAAAAAGATGTGGATCCAAAATTAAATGATCCAATTCTTCGTTTGAGAGAGCATGAATTTTCCTATCAAGTTGGCGGCGGATTTGATTTCTATCTCCCCTATTTTAAATTTGGCATTGACATAAAATTATCCAACGGCATAAATGATTTGTTGATACATGACCAAACATTTTTTAGTGATCCGCTGCGCTCATTGCGTTCACAAACCTGGTGGTTTTCTATTACCTTTGAGGGGTGATACAAATTATTGACATTAGCATTCCTTGGCAAGAGATTCAAAATGACCTATTCATACGTGAGCAGGTTTGTTTGCTGCTTAATATTGAGCAGAAAGATATTTCACACATAGAAATCAGAAAACGGTCTTTAGATGCGCGTAAAAAAAATATACGCTACAATTTACGCTGTGAAGTATACGTGAATGAAACGTATGAAGAAATAACATCATGGTTTTTTCCGGCGCCAATTAAATCAAATCATACAATACATATTATTGGTTGCGGTCCTGCCGGATTATTCACCGCCTTGCAAGCTCTTGAACTAGGCATAAAACCAGTGATTTTTGAACGCGGTAAAGATGTGAGATCAAGACGGCGAGATCTCGTAAATATTCATCGTGATCACATGGTAAATCCTGATTCTAATTATTGTTTTGGAGAAGGAGGCGCTGGCACATTCTCTGACGGTAAATTATATACCCGTTCAAAAAAAAGAGGAAACGTTCAGCGTGCGTTGGAATGGTTTGTACATTTTGGTGCTGACAAAGATATTCTGGTAAATGCACATCCGCATATTGGAACTAATCGTTTACCCAAAATAATTCAAGCCATGCGTGAAAAAATAATTGCCTGTGGCGGTGAGGTACATTTTAATTCCAAACTTACTGATATAACTGTTGAGAATAATCAAATTAAAGAGTTTACTATCA
This genomic stretch from Crocinitomicaceae bacterium harbors:
- a CDS encoding aminodeoxychorismate/anthranilate synthase component II, with translation MRILLIDNYDSFTFNLVHYLEANNAEVLVKRNDEDFIAHIQSSDAIVISPGPGLPSESGQLMEILQRVISHKPVLGICLGFQAIVEHFGGTLFNQKKVKHGVSEKINTEKNSILFQNLPSEMYVGLYHSWAADENNFPSELTITARSENKVIMAFEHKLLPIFGTQFHPESIMTEHGKKMIANFIQTIPI
- a CDS encoding outer membrane beta-barrel protein, whose product is MKKSCNILILVLLSIQANSQRNGRNYPYFEYKDFHFGTMLGITISDFNYQLNTSTSSKNGISNIIIEQGPGMGIHIPVVSWNPHPVYNVRLVPSLSFHETAVTYQYVENDQQKSKTTRNERTLLNFPLLMKFNTRRLTNFSAYAITGLCYSYDLASQKDVDPKLNDPILRLREHEFSYQVGGGFDFYLPYFKFGIDIKLSNGINDLLIHDQTFFSDPLRSLRSQTWWFSITFEG